A single Muntiacus reevesi chromosome 9, mMunRee1.1, whole genome shotgun sequence DNA region contains:
- the LOC136175538 gene encoding olfactory receptor 5M5-like, giving the protein MFKENYTEVTEFILVGLTDRAELQPVLFVVFLVIYLITVFGNVSMILLIRADSKLQTPMYFFLSHLSFVDLCYATTVTPQMLVNLLSERKTISFLGCFIQFNFFISLGITDYYMLTVMAYDRYMAICKPLLYGSKMSRGVCVSLVAAPYIYGFANGLAQTILMLRLSFCGPKEINHFYCADPPLLVLACSDTYVKETAMFVVAGSNLTCSLTIILISYVFIFRAILRIRSAEGRRKAFSTCGSHLTAVTVFYGTLFCMYLRPPSKTSVEQGKVVAVFYIFVSPLLNPFIYSLRNKDVKRVIKKVIQEKLFVKPDNHDGMITQLDPDTLECEVKQTSESITIITMNELVEVMESQKMPLTNDTVLREFILLGLMDLPELQSLLFVLFLVIYLATALGNLGTMVLIRLDSRFPTPMYFSLTLLIRLACSQTHVKGLALLVSAGFNLCHSLIIILVSYAFILATILRIKSAEGRCKAFSICGST; this is encoded by the exons ATGTTCAAGGAAAACTACACAGAGGTGACCGAGTTTATCCTCGTGGGACTGACAGACCGAGCTGAGCTGCAGCCTGTCCTCTTTGTGGTCTTCCTAGTCATCTACCTGATCACAGTCTTCGGCAATGTGAGCATGATTTTGTTAATCAGAGCTGACTCAAAGCTTCAGACtccaatgtacttcttcctcagccacctctcctttGTAGATCTCTGTTATGCCACCACTGTCACGCCTCAGATGCTGGTCAATCTCTTATCTGAGAGAAAAACTATTTCCTTCCTTGGTTGCTTTATACAGTtcaactttttcatttccttggggATCACGGATTACTATATGCTcacagtgatggcctatgaccgctacatggccatctgcaaacccttgCTATATGGCAGCAAAATGTCCCGAGGTGTCTGTGTCTCCCTTGTTGCTGCTCCTTATATTTACGGCTTTGCAAATGGTCTTGCACAGACCATCCTGATGCTCCGCCTCTCCTTCTGTGGACCCAAAGAAATCAACCACTTCTACTGTGCAGACCCACCTCTCCTAGTCCTGGCCTGCTCAGACACTTACGTCAAAGAGACTGCCATGTTCGTGGTGGCTGGATCCAACCTCACGTGTTCTCTCACCATCATCCTCATATCCTACGTTTTCATCTTTAGAGCCATCCTGCGTATCCGCTCTGCAGAAGGGAGGcgcaaggccttctccacctgtgggtCTCATCTCACAGCTGTCACTGTGTTTTACGGGACACTGTTCTGCATGTATCTGAGGCCTCCTTCCAAGACCTCTGTGGAACAGGGCAAAGTGGTagctgttttttatatttttgtgagtCCTCTGCTAAACCCTTTCATCTATAGCCTTCGGAACAAAGATGTTAAAAGAGTAATAAAGAAAGTGATTCAAGAAAAACTGTTTGTCAAACCAG ataatcatgatggtatgatcactcagctagacccagacaccctggaatgtgaagtcaagcagacCTCAGAAAGTATCACTATCATTACTATGAACgaactagtagaggtgatggaatcccag AAAATGCCCCTCACCAATGACACTGTACTGAGAGAATTCATTCTCCTGGGCCTCATGGATCTCCCAGAGCTCCAGTCTCTCCTCTTTGTGCTGTTTCTGGTCATTTACCTCGCCACCGCCCTAGGCAACCTGGGCACGATGGTGTTAATCAGACTGGACTCTCGCTTTCCCACACCCATGTACTTCTCCCTCACACTACTCATTAGGCTTGCTTGCTCTCAAACTCATGTGAAAGGGCTTGCTTTGCTCGTATCAGCAGGCTTCAACCTCTGCCACTCCCTCATCATCATCCTGGTGTCTTACGCCTTCATTCTTGCCACCATCCTCAGGATCAAATCAGCAGAAGGAAGGTGCAAGGCATTCTCCATCTGTGGTTCCACATGA